One window of the Asticcacaulis sp. SL142 genome contains the following:
- a CDS encoding AtpZ/AtpI family protein, with product MTDEPEKETLRDRKLDELEQRLNAIEAKKRKSSEKDHAEAGASAGYQALGELIGGIFVGLGLGWLSDTYLGTKPWGMIVGVLIGLAGSVYLIAKSANRSTSDSDASKKD from the coding sequence ATGACAGATGAACCCGAAAAAGAGACGTTGCGTGATCGCAAACTCGATGAACTTGAACAGCGCCTTAACGCTATTGAAGCGAAAAAGCGTAAGTCATCAGAAAAAGATCATGCCGAAGCGGGCGCCAGCGCGGGCTATCAGGCCCTGGGCGAACTGATCGGGGGCATTTTTGTCGGTTTAGGGCTGGGGTGGCTGTCTGATACATATCTCGGCACCAAGCCTTGGGGTATGATTGTGGGTGTTCTGATTGGTCTGGCGGGCAGTGTTTACCTGATCGCCAAATCAGCCAATAGATCCACCTCAGACAGTGATGCGTCGAAAAAAGATTAG
- a CDS encoding F0F1 ATP synthase subunit A, whose translation MADPLHQFQIQKIVDLPTVEVAGIPVDLSITNSVMAMIIGTGAVILFFLFATARTAIIPGRMQVMAEGLFGLIDDLAESIIGDEGRHFFPFIFTLFLFILSLNLVGMTTYFTATSQLAVTAALAVLTIGAVIVVGFARNGLGFFKLFVPSGVPWWILPLIVVIEVVSFLMRPITLSLRLFGNMVGGHIVMKVFAGFVVALAGLGIGGVVGAVLPLLSVVALTALEFLVAYLQAFVFAVLTCVYLNDVVNLGHH comes from the coding sequence ATGGCCGATCCGTTACACCAGTTTCAGATCCAAAAGATCGTTGATCTTCCGACCGTGGAAGTGGCTGGTATCCCTGTTGATCTGTCTATTACCAATTCGGTTATGGCCATGATTATTGGCACCGGTGCGGTGATCCTGTTTTTCCTTTTTGCAACCGCTCGCACAGCGATCATTCCCGGCCGTATGCAGGTCATGGCTGAAGGTCTGTTTGGCCTGATTGATGATCTGGCCGAGTCCATCATTGGCGATGAAGGCCGTCACTTCTTCCCCTTCATCTTCACCCTGTTCCTGTTTATCCTGAGCCTTAATCTGGTGGGGATGACGACCTATTTCACAGCCACATCGCAACTGGCCGTGACAGCCGCATTGGCGGTCCTGACAATCGGCGCTGTGATCGTGGTCGGCTTTGCCCGTAATGGCCTTGGCTTTTTCAAACTGTTCGTGCCGTCGGGCGTGCCGTGGTGGATTTTGCCACTGATCGTCGTGATCGAAGTCGTCTCTTTCCTGATGCGCCCTATCACCTTGTCCTTGCGTTTGTTCGGCAACATGGTCGGTGGCCACATCGTGATGAAAGTGTTTGCCGGCTTCGTGGTCGCTTTGGCAGGCCTTGGCATCGGCGGCGTTGTCGGCGCTGTTCTTCCGCTTCTCTCTGTTGTGGCTTTGACTGCACTGGAGTTTCTGGTGGCCTATCTGCAAGCCTTCGTGTTTG